A window from Nocardioides mesophilus encodes these proteins:
- a CDS encoding LCP family protein, whose translation MPPASSLGSDQPRTSTAARLRPGGRDAESVRFRRSVTLLVMTLLLPGSAQLVAGNKRVGRVALRVFLALVVLAVLVLGVGLLWHGLIYRLAVSPFMLGFFRLLLCAVAVGWALLFLDAWRIGQPLELAQRQRLAVVGLNGLLCFSVAGTLLFASHMVAVQRGFIIATFGDGAASSATDGRYNVLLLGGDSGSDRWGLRPDSISVASIDAETGRAIIFGLPRNMTNFPFAEGSVMAEQFPDGYDCGSECELNSLATWARDHEGLFPDSDNPGVEATIEGVEGITGLDVNYYAMVNLDGFRALVQAVGGLELNVRDRIPIGGVGGPVTGYIEPGVQRLNGFETLWFARSRESADDYSRMARQKCVMNAMLQQLSPRTVITKFESIAAAGSELITTDLPASELGRFAELAMKARSKPVASVSFVPPAIHTGNPDIDKIHDMVQDAVDRAEAKDEGAPAPAPQKKAPAKKKGFSHRGADTTVGGSIGTYSEGYAANKATDLSSAC comes from the coding sequence ATGCCGCCCGCCTCCTCCCTCGGGTCGGACCAGCCCCGGACCTCCACCGCCGCTCGGCTGCGCCCGGGCGGCCGGGACGCGGAAAGCGTCCGGTTCCGCCGCTCCGTGACGCTGCTGGTGATGACCCTGCTGCTGCCTGGGTCGGCTCAGCTGGTGGCCGGCAACAAGCGGGTGGGCCGGGTGGCGCTGCGGGTCTTCCTGGCGCTCGTCGTCCTGGCGGTCCTGGTGCTCGGCGTCGGCCTGCTGTGGCACGGCCTGATCTACCGCCTCGCGGTCAGCCCCTTCATGCTCGGCTTCTTCCGGCTGCTGCTCTGCGCGGTGGCGGTCGGGTGGGCGCTGCTCTTCCTCGACGCCTGGCGGATCGGCCAGCCGCTGGAGCTGGCCCAGCGCCAGCGGCTCGCGGTGGTCGGGCTCAACGGTCTGCTGTGCTTCTCGGTCGCCGGCACCCTGCTCTTCGCCTCGCACATGGTGGCCGTGCAGCGCGGGTTCATCATCGCCACCTTCGGCGACGGTGCCGCCTCCTCGGCCACCGACGGGCGCTACAACGTGCTGCTGCTCGGCGGCGACTCCGGCTCGGACCGCTGGGGCCTGCGCCCCGACAGCATCTCGGTGGCCAGCATCGACGCCGAGACCGGCCGCGCCATCATCTTCGGGCTGCCGCGCAACATGACGAACTTCCCGTTCGCGGAGGGCTCGGTGATGGCCGAGCAGTTCCCCGACGGCTACGACTGCGGCTCCGAGTGCGAGCTGAACAGCCTCGCGACCTGGGCACGTGACCACGAGGGCCTCTTCCCCGACTCCGACAACCCCGGCGTCGAGGCGACCATCGAGGGGGTCGAAGGCATCACCGGCCTCGACGTCAACTACTACGCGATGGTCAACCTCGACGGCTTCCGGGCGCTGGTGCAGGCGGTCGGCGGCCTCGAGCTGAACGTCCGCGACCGGATCCCGATCGGCGGGGTCGGCGGCCCGGTGACCGGCTACATCGAGCCCGGCGTGCAACGCCTCAACGGCTTCGAGACGCTGTGGTTCGCCCGCTCCCGCGAGAGCGCCGACGACTACTCGCGGATGGCCCGGCAGAAGTGCGTGATGAACGCGATGCTGCAGCAGCTCTCGCCGCGCACGGTGATCACCAAGTTCGAGAGCATCGCCGCGGCCGGCAGCGAGCTGATCACCACCGACCTGCCCGCCTCCGAGCTCGGACGGTTCGCCGAGCTGGCGATGAAGGCGCGGTCCAAGCCGGTCGCCTCGGTGTCGTTCGTGCCCCCGGCGATCCACACCGGGAACCCCGACATCGACAAGATCCACGACATGGTGCAGGACGCCGTGGACCGGGCCGAGGCCAAGGACGAGGGGGCTCCGGCCCCGGCGCCGCAGAAGAAGGCCCCGGCGAAGAAGAAGGGCTTCTCGCACCGGGGCGCGGACACCACCGTCGGCGGCTCCATCGGCACCTACTCCGAGGGCTACGCCGCCAACAAGGCCACCGACCTGTCGTCCGCGTGCTGA
- a CDS encoding acyl-CoA thioesterase: MTVPKSLEPHPAAEPRALPPSHARTSLSLLADQQHVNLLGNVHGGVVMQLVDSTAGAVAQRHSGGPAVTAAMDEMAFLRPVHVGDIVRTVAQVNWAGRSSMEIGVRVESEPWNVANREPVHVASAYLVFVAIDEHGRPRDIPGLEPGTPTEHRRMREAEIRRAHRLARRAEIEEGRSGVLEG, translated from the coding sequence ATGACGGTGCCGAAATCGCTCGAGCCGCACCCGGCCGCGGAACCGCGGGCGCTGCCGCCCTCCCACGCCCGCACGTCGCTGTCCCTGCTCGCCGACCAGCAGCACGTCAACCTGCTCGGCAACGTGCACGGCGGCGTGGTGATGCAGCTGGTGGACTCCACCGCCGGCGCCGTCGCGCAGCGACACAGCGGGGGACCCGCGGTGACCGCGGCGATGGACGAGATGGCGTTCCTGCGACCCGTGCACGTCGGCGACATCGTCCGCACCGTCGCGCAGGTGAACTGGGCCGGGCGGAGCTCGATGGAGATCGGCGTGCGCGTGGAGTCGGAGCCCTGGAACGTCGCGAACCGGGAGCCGGTGCACGTGGCCTCGGCGTACCTGGTCTTCGTGGCGATCGACGAGCACGGCCGGCCCCGCGACATCCCCGGCCTGGAGCCCGGCACCCCGACCGAGCACCGCCGGATGCGTGAGGCGGAGATCCGACGCGCGCACCGGCTGGCGCGCCGGGCCGAGATCGAGGAGGGCCGCTCCGGCGTCCTCGAGGGCTGA
- a CDS encoding LCP family protein translates to MSRPPQGDRSGGSDEPDFDWLYGTRQKGVGSRPSGSSGGARPGQDPEPTRVLPTMGRPGREDPRRAAPPPGRDRPREQDPARGPRGPVEPPRTGGGPSGPARPPRSRRGFRWGWLKLALVLWLVFLVAVPFWAWAKVEKVQADPGGDRPPDQPGTTYLLVGSDSREGLSRKEQLDLGTGKGEGRRTDTIMLLHTGDGPNLLMSVPRDSLVDVPGYGTTKINAAFAYGGPRLLVKTLENATGIRIDDYIEIGFAGFVDVVDAVGGVQICPKQAMKDPQANLDIEKGCQEADGKVALGYARSRHTSGLGDIDRARHQREVVSAVGAEAVSPWSLLNPVRYVRLAAAGSDSLRVGKDTSLLATLKFAWAMTRVDGESGLTCGVPIADLAVNWDQDRAEKLFKLIAEDRTDEVGKDLCRPSGLRGQ, encoded by the coding sequence ATGTCACGACCTCCTCAGGGCGACCGGTCCGGTGGGTCCGACGAGCCCGACTTCGACTGGCTCTACGGCACCCGGCAGAAGGGAGTCGGGTCCCGGCCGAGCGGCTCCTCGGGCGGCGCGCGCCCTGGTCAGGACCCGGAGCCGACGCGGGTGCTGCCGACGATGGGCCGCCCCGGCCGGGAGGACCCGCGCCGCGCCGCGCCGCCGCCCGGACGCGACCGCCCGCGCGAGCAGGACCCGGCCCGCGGCCCCCGCGGCCCGGTGGAGCCGCCCCGGACCGGCGGCGGACCGAGCGGCCCGGCCCGGCCCCCGCGGTCCCGTCGGGGCTTCCGCTGGGGGTGGCTCAAGCTCGCTCTGGTGCTCTGGCTGGTGTTCCTGGTCGCGGTGCCGTTCTGGGCGTGGGCCAAGGTCGAGAAGGTCCAGGCGGACCCGGGCGGCGACCGACCGCCGGACCAGCCCGGTACGACGTACCTCCTCGTCGGCAGCGACAGCCGGGAGGGCCTGAGCCGCAAGGAGCAGCTCGACCTCGGCACCGGCAAGGGTGAGGGCCGCCGCACCGACACGATCATGCTGCTGCACACCGGGGACGGCCCGAACCTGCTGATGTCGGTCCCCCGCGACAGCCTCGTGGACGTGCCGGGCTACGGCACCACCAAGATCAACGCCGCGTTCGCCTACGGCGGTCCGCGGCTGCTGGTGAAGACCCTCGAGAACGCCACCGGGATCCGGATCGACGACTACATCGAGATCGGCTTCGCCGGGTTCGTCGACGTGGTGGACGCGGTGGGCGGGGTCCAGATCTGCCCGAAGCAGGCGATGAAGGACCCGCAGGCCAACCTCGACATCGAGAAGGGCTGCCAGGAGGCCGACGGCAAGGTCGCGCTGGGGTATGCACGCTCGCGGCACACCTCCGGCCTCGGCGACATCGACCGGGCCCGGCACCAGCGCGAGGTGGTCAGCGCCGTCGGCGCCGAGGCGGTCTCGCCCTGGTCGCTGCTGAACCCGGTGCGGTACGTGCGGCTGGCCGCGGCCGGCTCGGACTCGCTGCGGGTCGGCAAGGACACCTCGCTGCTGGCGACGCTGAAGTTCGCCTGGGCGATGACCCGGGTCGACGGCGAGAGCGGGCTGACCTGCGGGGTGCCGATCGCCGACCTCGCGGTCAACTGGGACCAGGACCGGGCCGAGAAGC